The proteins below are encoded in one region of Pseudomonas helmanticensis:
- a CDS encoding LysR substrate-binding domain-containing protein, with translation MKRLPPLPALHTFLITAQCCNFTRAAEQLHITQGAVSRQIAGLEEHLGYPLFIRLARGLALTAEGREWLPRVEKVFGLISEASEQIGLQRQTLQLKAPSCVMRWLLPRLLQWQKERPDVPVKLTASLQHGVDFQREQFDAAVIYGPPPDNSPGALHLFDEQLTPVCSPLLLKGSPALNAPADLQQHLLLHPTHDIQDWSVWLNAARLQLDNISSGQHFETLDQAMSMASHGTGVAIGDWSLIGDDLRAGRLVMPFDLKVKTGLAYYVVLPPGTEPSPPLEELMIWLTEQAHTR, from the coding sequence ATGAAGCGCCTGCCTCCCCTGCCCGCCCTGCACACGTTTCTGATCACCGCGCAGTGCTGCAACTTCACTCGCGCCGCCGAACAGTTGCATATCACCCAAGGCGCGGTGAGCCGGCAGATCGCCGGACTTGAAGAACATCTCGGTTATCCGCTGTTCATCCGTCTGGCTCGCGGCCTGGCGCTGACCGCTGAAGGGCGCGAGTGGCTACCGCGCGTGGAAAAAGTCTTCGGATTGATCAGCGAAGCGAGCGAACAGATCGGCCTGCAGCGTCAGACCCTGCAACTCAAGGCACCCAGCTGCGTGATGCGCTGGCTGTTGCCGCGCTTGCTCCAATGGCAGAAGGAACGCCCGGACGTGCCGGTGAAACTCACGGCGTCGCTGCAACACGGCGTGGATTTTCAGCGTGAGCAATTCGATGCAGCGGTAATTTACGGCCCGCCACCGGACAACTCGCCGGGCGCCTTGCACCTGTTCGACGAGCAACTGACGCCAGTGTGCTCGCCGCTGTTGCTCAAGGGTTCACCGGCACTGAATGCTCCGGCGGATCTGCAACAGCATCTGCTGCTGCACCCGACGCACGATATTCAGGATTGGTCGGTGTGGCTGAACGCCGCGCGGCTGCAACTGGACAACATCAGCAGCGGCCAGCATTTCGAAACGCTGGATCAGGCGATGTCGATGGCGTCGCACGGGACGGGCGTGGCGATTGGGGACTGGTCGTTGATCGGCGACGACTTGCGCGCCGGACGGCTGGTGATGCCGTTTGATTTGAAAGTGAAAACAGGATTGGCGTACTACGTGGTGTTGCCACCAGGAACCGAGCCGTCGCCACCGCTCGAAGAACTAATGATCTGGCTCACAGAACAAGCCCACACCCGCTGA
- a CDS encoding NAD(P)-dependent oxidoreductase codes for MSKIAIIGATGRAGSQLLEEALRRGHSVTAIARDTSKIGARAGVVSKNVDVLDSAALQEAVAGHDVVITAAHFTTVPASAIVGPVKQAGVKRLLVVGGAGSLLLPDDTRVIDSAGFPAEYKTEASAGAAFLDALRQEKELDWTFLSPSAEFVEGERSGTFRIGQEHLLVSVEGRSWITFADYAITLIDEVETPKHSRQRYTVGY; via the coding sequence ATGAGCAAGATCGCAATCATTGGTGCCACTGGCCGTGCCGGTAGCCAACTGCTGGAAGAAGCCCTGCGTCGCGGTCACAGCGTTACCGCCATCGCTCGCGATACCTCGAAGATCGGCGCGCGTGCCGGTGTAGTCAGCAAGAATGTCGACGTGCTCGATTCGGCGGCATTGCAGGAAGCGGTGGCCGGTCACGACGTGGTGATCACCGCCGCGCATTTCACCACGGTGCCAGCGTCGGCGATTGTCGGGCCGGTGAAGCAGGCCGGGGTCAAGCGTTTGCTGGTGGTCGGCGGTGCCGGTTCGTTGTTGCTGCCGGACGACACCCGAGTGATCGACAGCGCCGGTTTCCCGGCCGAGTACAAAACCGAGGCCAGTGCCGGTGCGGCGTTTCTTGATGCATTGCGTCAGGAGAAAGAACTGGACTGGACGTTTTTGTCGCCATCGGCAGAGTTTGTTGAGGGTGAGCGCAGCGGCACATTCCGCATCGGCCAGGAGCACTTGCTGGTGAGCGTCGAAGGCCGTAGCTGGATCACCTTTGCCGACTACGCGATCACGCTGATCGACGAAGTGGAAACGCCAAAACACTCACGCCAACGCTACACCGTCGGCTACTGA